The window AAATATTGATATATATTTTTATAATCCAAATATAACAGAGAAAGAGGAGTACATCACTAGATTAAATGAACAATTTACATTTAATGATGCTATGGAATTTGGAATGACTATAATAGAAGGTGAATATAGTCCAGGTAAAGATTTTATAGAAAAAATTAAAGGCTTTGAAAAAGAAAAAGAGGGCGGAGCTAGATGTTATAGATGCTATAAACTAAGAATGGATGCTACTGCTAAAAAAGCCAAAGAGTTGGGATATGAATATTTTTCAACTGTTTTAAGTATAAGTCCTATGAAAAATGCTCAGTGGATAAATGAGATTGGGATTGAACTTGAAGAAAAATATGGAGTTAAGTTTTTAAGAGGAGATTTTAAAAAGAAAAGCAGGTACTTAAGAAGCGTAAATCTATCTAAAGAACATGAATTATATAGACAAGATTACTGTGGATGTATATATTCTAAACTTGAGAGAATGGAAAAAGAGAAAGAGAAGGAAAAAGAAAATGGAGAAACACAATAACAGAAGATTTTATTCTTTAAATGATTTTTTTAAAGATGAATTTAATGATAAGGTATTTAAGGTATCTTTAGATGGAGGATTTACTTGTCCTAATAGAGATGGAAAAGTTGCTCATGGAGGATGTATATTTTGTAGTGATGCTGGAAGCGGAGATTTTGCAGGAAATAGAAAAAAAACAATAACTGAGCAGATAGATGAGCAACTTGAATTTTTAAAAGATAAAGTTAAAGATAAAAAAGTTATAGCTTATTTTCAAAACTTTACAAATACATATGGAGATGTAGAGTATCTTAGAAAGATATATTATGAAGCTTTAAATCACCCAAAAGTTTTAGGGTTGGCTATTGGAACAAGACCAGATTGTATAGAAGATGATGTTTTAGAACTTTTAAAAGAGATAAATGAAAACCATTTTTTCTGGATAGAATTAGGACTTCAAACTGTAGATGATAAGGTAGCTAAGATTATAAATAGAGGTTATCCATTATCAACTTACATTGATACTTCTAAGAAATTAAGAGATAACAAAATTAAATTTGTTACACATATGATTGTTGGATTACCTACGGAGGAGAGAGAGGATATTTTAAAAACAGCTGAGTGTATAGTTAACTCTGGTGCTTGGGGAATAAAAATTCATTCTCTTCATATTATAAAAGATACTCCATTAGAAAGATTATTTAAAGATAAAAGATTTAAGGTTTTTACATTAGAAGAGTATGTTGATATTGTAGTTACGATATTAAAAACTTTACCTAAAAAAATGGTTGTTCACAGAATAACAGGTGATGGAAAAAAAGATGAGGTTATAGAACCTAAATGGAGTCTAAATAAGAGGAAAGTTTTAAACGAAATTGAAAAAGAATTAAAGAAAAGAGAAAATGAAGAATAAATTTGGAGGGTTGATACTATGGGAGGAACACTTATAAAACTAAAGGAGTTTCAAGAAAGTTTTACTAAAAACGAAAAAAAGATATCATATTATTTATTAGAGAACATCGATGAAATAAAAGTTTTAAATACATATGACTTAGCTGTTAAATGTGATGTTAGTCAGGCATCTATTGTAAGATTTGCTAAAAAGCTAGGTTTTAAAGGATTTCCAGAATTTAAAATAGCCTTAGCTGGAGATTTGGCTATGAAGAATAATGAAAAAGAGATTCAAATAATTTATGATGAGATCAGAGTAGATGACACTACAGAAGTTCTTGCTAAAAAAGTTGTTTATGAAAATATAAAGAGTGTGGAGGATACATATAAAGTTTTGAATTTTCAAGAGATTGAAAAAGCAGTTGAATCTATAGAAAAAGCTGATAGAATTTTTCTTTTAGGTGCTGGATTTTCAGGAATAATTGCAAGAGATTTTCAATATAAACTTTGGGAGTTAGGAAAAAATGTTATATTTGAAACAGATCAACATATTCAACTTACAAATGCTTCTACTGCTAAAAAAGGAGATTTAGTTTTTGTAATATCTTACAGTGGACAAACACTAGATATATATCAAACAATTTTAGAGTTTAAAGAAAGAGGTGTAACTGTTATAACATTAACTAAATTTGCAACAAACCCTATAAAAGATATAGGAAATATAGCTTTAAGTACGATTGTTGAAAAAAGTAATTTAAGATCAACATCTCTTTCATCAAGAATGGCACAATTAACTGTTATTGATATCCTTTATGTTAAATTAATTCAAAGAGACAGAGAGAAGGCAAATAAATTTATTGGGGACGCTGTAGAGAGTGTAAAAAAATACAAAATGTAAATATAATTCATTTTGTTAAAACATTAAAGAAAAAAAGTTTCTAAAAAGATTGACATTTATTAAAATAAATGGTAACTTTATTATAGAATATGTTAACAAATCAAGGGAGTGATTTTAAATGAGAGTGATTATAACTGAGAAAAATATAGGGGACTGGGCAGCGGTTTATGTTGCAAAAAGAATTTTAGATGCAAAACCTACAGCAGAAAAACCATTTGTTTTAGGATTGCCTACTGGGGGAACACCTTTAGCTATGTATAAAAGATTAATTCAATTTTATAAAGATGGAATCATATCTTTTGAAAATGTAATTACATTTAACATGGATGAATATGTTGGATTATCTCCAGCTAATGATCAAAGTTACCACTACTATATGTACGAAAACTTCTTCAAACATATTGATATGAAAGAAGAAAATATAAATATATTAAACGGATTAGCAACTGATTATAAAAAAGAGTGTGAAGACTATGAAGCTAAAATTAAATCAGTTGGAGGAATAGATCTTTTCTTAGGTGGAATTGGACCAGATGGACATATCGCTTTTAATGAGCCTGGATCTTCATTAAGTTCAAGAACTAGAGATAAAGAATTAACAATGGATACAATAATTGCAAATGCTAGATTCTTTGGTGGAGATATAGATAGAGTTCCTAAGTTATCTTTAACTGTTGGAGTTGGAACTATTCTTGATGCAAAAGAAGTTTTAATAATGGTTAACGGACATAACAAAGCAAGAGCTTTACACCATGCAGTTGAGGAAGGTGTAAATCATATGTGGACTATCAGTGCACTTCAATTACATCCAAAAGGAATCATAGTTTCTGATGAAGCTGCTTGTACAGAGTTAAAAGTTGGAACTTACAGATACTTTAAGGATATTGAAAAGAGTAATTTAGATACAGATTTATTAATAGAAGAGTTATATAAAAGTTGTGGAAAATAGGGAGATGAATTAATAATGAAGGCTATTGTAAATGGAGAGTTATTTATAGGGAACAAATTTTATACTGGAAAAGTTTTAATAATAGATGGAGAGAGAATAATAGATATTATTCCTCAAGAAGAGTTAACATCAACTTATGGTAATATTGAAACTATTGATGCTGAAAATGGATATGTAACTCCAGGATTTATAGATTTACAACTAAATGGTTGTGGAGGAGTTTTATTTAATGACGATATCTCTTTAAAAACTTTAGAAACAATGCATAAAACTAACTTAAAATATGGATGTACATCTTTCACTCCAACACTTATTACAACTGGAGATGAAAATATCGAAAAAGCTATTGAGTTAGTAAAAGGTATTGAAAATAAAGGTAAATATGGAGTTGTTGGATTACATATTGAAGGTCCATATATCTCTTTACAAAAGAAAGGAATTCATAATCCTAAATTTATAAGAAAAGCTGACGAAGCTATGATAGATAAAATGGTTGAAGCTGGAAAAGAAAATGTAAGAATAGTTACATTAGCTCCAGAGAATACTGATAAAAATACAATTTCGAAACTAAATGCAGCTGGAATTCATGTGGCAGTAGGGCATTCTAATGCAACTTATGAGCAAGTGAAAGAAAAAGAAGGTTTCGGAATAACTCTTGCAACTCATCTTTATAATGGAATGTCTTCTTTCAACCATAGAGAACCTGGAGTTGTTGGTGCTGTATTTGATAGTGATATTAAAGCGGGAGTAATTGCTGATGGATTCCACTGTCACTACTCAGCTATAAAATCAGCTATTAAAATTATGGGAGAAAGATTATACTTAGTTACTGATGCTGTTGCACCAGTTGGAACTGATATGGAATATTTCTACTTTGAAGGAAATAAAGTTTTCTATAAAGATGGAAAATGTTTCGGTGAAGATGGAACTTTAGGAGGTTCTGCTTTAACTATGGATGCTGGAGTTAGAAACTTAGTAAAATATTGTGATATAACTTTAGAAGAAGCAGTTAGAATGGCAACACTATATCCAGCTAAAGCTGTAAATATAGATAATGAATACGGAAAGTTACAACCAGGATACTTTGCAGATGTTGTATTTTTAGATAAACATTTAAGACTTAAGAAAGTTATTGCAAAGGGAGAGTTGGTATAGTTTTACACGAGGTAGAGAAATCTACCTCGTTTTTTATATAAATTATAAAAAAGAAAAAATAATTTTTACCGAATAAACTTATACACATATATTGAGTTATACTAAAAATGACTCTTTTAAAAGGAGGGTAAAAATTATGAAAAGAAATTGGATTTTGAAAGGAATTTTTCTAGGGAGTGTATTTTTTATATCTATACTTTTAATAAAACCTATAGGAATATCCACACAATTTAGTGTTGTATCTGGAATGATTCAAACGGCACTTCAAGAGGACATTGTTTACAAAGAGGGAGCAAATTTTTATAGTTTAATTGATTA of the Cetobacterium sp. NK01 genome contains:
- a CDS encoding epoxyqueuosine reductase QueH, which encodes MKVNYELEMQKELDKIGLNSGKKLLIHSCCAPCSCAILEYLKTYLNIDIYFYNPNITEKEEYITRLNEQFTFNDAMEFGMTIIEGEYSPGKDFIEKIKGFEKEKEGGARCYRCYKLRMDATAKKAKELGYEYFSTVLSISPMKNAQWINEIGIELEEKYGVKFLRGDFKKKSRYLRSVNLSKEHELYRQDYCGCIYSKLERMEKEKEKEKENGETQ
- a CDS encoding TIGR01212 family radical SAM protein (This family includes YhcC from E. coli K-12, an uncharacterized radical SAM protein.), yielding MEKHNNRRFYSLNDFFKDEFNDKVFKVSLDGGFTCPNRDGKVAHGGCIFCSDAGSGDFAGNRKKTITEQIDEQLEFLKDKVKDKKVIAYFQNFTNTYGDVEYLRKIYYEALNHPKVLGLAIGTRPDCIEDDVLELLKEINENHFFWIELGLQTVDDKVAKIINRGYPLSTYIDTSKKLRDNKIKFVTHMIVGLPTEEREDILKTAECIVNSGAWGIKIHSLHIIKDTPLERLFKDKRFKVFTLEEYVDIVVTILKTLPKKMVVHRITGDGKKDEVIEPKWSLNKRKVLNEIEKELKKRENEE
- a CDS encoding MurR/RpiR family transcriptional regulator translates to MGGTLIKLKEFQESFTKNEKKISYYLLENIDEIKVLNTYDLAVKCDVSQASIVRFAKKLGFKGFPEFKIALAGDLAMKNNEKEIQIIYDEIRVDDTTEVLAKKVVYENIKSVEDTYKVLNFQEIEKAVESIEKADRIFLLGAGFSGIIARDFQYKLWELGKNVIFETDQHIQLTNASTAKKGDLVFVISYSGQTLDIYQTILEFKERGVTVITLTKFATNPIKDIGNIALSTIVEKSNLRSTSLSSRMAQLTVIDILYVKLIQRDREKANKFIGDAVESVKKYKM
- the nagB gene encoding glucosamine-6-phosphate deaminase — its product is MRVIITEKNIGDWAAVYVAKRILDAKPTAEKPFVLGLPTGGTPLAMYKRLIQFYKDGIISFENVITFNMDEYVGLSPANDQSYHYYMYENFFKHIDMKEENINILNGLATDYKKECEDYEAKIKSVGGIDLFLGGIGPDGHIAFNEPGSSLSSRTRDKELTMDTIIANARFFGGDIDRVPKLSLTVGVGTILDAKEVLIMVNGHNKARALHHAVEEGVNHMWTISALQLHPKGIIVSDEAACTELKVGTYRYFKDIEKSNLDTDLLIEELYKSCGK
- the nagA gene encoding N-acetylglucosamine-6-phosphate deacetylase, coding for MKAIVNGELFIGNKFYTGKVLIIDGERIIDIIPQEELTSTYGNIETIDAENGYVTPGFIDLQLNGCGGVLFNDDISLKTLETMHKTNLKYGCTSFTPTLITTGDENIEKAIELVKGIENKGKYGVVGLHIEGPYISLQKKGIHNPKFIRKADEAMIDKMVEAGKENVRIVTLAPENTDKNTISKLNAAGIHVAVGHSNATYEQVKEKEGFGITLATHLYNGMSSFNHREPGVVGAVFDSDIKAGVIADGFHCHYSAIKSAIKIMGERLYLVTDAVAPVGTDMEYFYFEGNKVFYKDGKCFGEDGTLGGSALTMDAGVRNLVKYCDITLEEAVRMATLYPAKAVNIDNEYGKLQPGYFADVVFLDKHLRLKKVIAKGELV